In Triticum aestivum cultivar Chinese Spring chromosome 5B, IWGSC CS RefSeq v2.1, whole genome shotgun sequence, the following proteins share a genomic window:
- the LOC123117883 gene encoding uncharacterized protein translates to MRGGNHLGMKSLVQLFNEWEIQLLVLVSFTLQFFLFFTGGLRRRIRSSVLRSSVWLAYLGANLVAAYVLGLITRQEVSTHHLFFLWAPFLLIHLGGQDTITAFAIEDNTLWLRHLLNLVVQVNLTLYIFWKSFDGGPNMQLLAPSILLFVTGTIKYGERTLALWCGNVRNMREIWGGSESETRLDTSSEDLVFYALPSAKVIRWFFTSLSYKPHANRWDIDSLQPDLSTKLFGIMEIQLGLMYDDIYTKALVLRTWGCTILRYISHITFLAALVLFSVIRNKEERWYYSSVDTVITYGLFFGGFSLEVSSLCIIMMSPRT, encoded by the coding sequence ATGAGAGGGGGAAACCACTTAGGAATGAAAAGCTTGGTGCAGCTGTTCAACGAGTGGGAGATCCAACTACTAGTGCTTGTTAGCTTCACGCTACAATTCTTTCTCTTCTTTACCGGCGGCCTCCGGCGGCGTATCAGAAGCAGTGTACTGAGATCATCAGTCTGGCTAGCCTATCTGGGAGCGAACTTGGTAGCCGCTTATGTCCTAGGCCTCATCACACGACAAGAGGTTTCTACTCATCACCTGTTTTTTCTCTGGGcgcccttcctcctcatacatctcggCGGACAAGACACCATCACTGCTTTTGCCATCGAGGACAACACTCTCTGGCTGAGGCATCTGTTGAATCTTGTTGTCCAGGTGAACCTCACCCTGTATATCTTTTGGAAATCATTTGATGGCGGCCCTAATATGCAGCTTCTTGCTCCTAGTATCCTTTTGTTTGTTACTGGCACTATCAAGTATGGGGAGAGAACATTGGCTTTGTGGTGTGGCAATGTAAGAAACATGAGGGAAATTTGGGGTGGTTCTGAATCGGAAACGCGCCTTGATACCTcttctgaagaccttgttttctaTGCCTTGCCTTCAGCAAAGGTTATCCGTTGGTTTTTTACTAGCCTTTCGTACAAGCCTCACGCTAACCGTTGGGATATAGATAGTTTACAGCCAGACCTTTCAACCAAGTTATTCGGGATCATGGAGATTCAACTCGGCCTGATGTATGATGATATCTATACTAAGGCCCTGGTGCTTCGGACGTGGGGTTGCACCATACTTCGGTACATCTCACATATTACCTTTCTGGCCGCTTTAGTGCTCTTCTCTGTAATAAGAAACAAAGAAGAGAGGTGGTACTACAGTTCTGTTGACACTGTAATCACCTATGGCCTATTTTTTGGCGGTTTCTCTCTTGAAGTTTCCTCATTATGTATCATCATGATGTCACCTCGGACTTGA